DNA from Pseudomonadota bacterium:
TGTCATAACTAAATGGAAGGCTTTTATAAAAAGCTTGGGTTTGGAGCTATGAAAACAGGAATGGCTATGTTCACAACTCCACAAGCAATGGAAAAATTCACTGAATAAGTTGCCGAACCAATAAGGATTGAGCCGCCCCAAACCGCGCTTAGCTTCAAGACGTGGGGATGACTGGCGGGCCGGACTCAATCCATTGTTCAATAAGCCCGAGCTTATTATAGGGCGATGATTGGCCGGGACGACAACCCGGCGCTGTCGACAATATGCGAAATAAAGCCCTTGACGAAACCCGGGATTAAAGATATTTTGTACAAAGACTGCCACAGTAATCCCGTCACCGGGCTAAACCATCAGACACAGCAAGGAGAACTATATGAAAAAAATCCTGTTTTTCGCAGCCTTGACGGCCATGACTTTTTTCACCTTTTCCGGAACCCTGCTGGCCGACGACCAGCTGCTGACCGACGCGCGCAGCTATTTCAAGGTAATTCCCGACAACCCGCCGGAGCTGAAAGGCAATCCGGCCACCCCGGCCAAACTGGAACTCGGCAGAATGCTTTATTTTGAGCCCCGTTTGTCCAGCAGCGCCCTGATCAGCTGTAATACCTGTCATAATGTCGGACTGGGCGGAGCCGATTACCAGGAAACCTCGACCGGTCACGGCTGGCGCAGAGGACCTCGCAATGCCCCGACCGTCTTGAACTCGGTTTACAATGTCGCCCAATTCTGGGACGGTCGGGCTCAGGATCTGGCCGAGCAGGCCAAGGGCCCGGTCCAGGCCGGAGTCGAAATGAACAACACCCCGGCCATGGTCCTCAAGACCCTGAACAGCATGCCCGAATATGTCGAGTTGTTCAAAAAAGCCTTTCCCGGCGAAGCCGATCCGGTGACCTTTGACAATATGGCCAAGGCCATTGAAGTTTTTGAAGCGACCCTGATTACCCCCGATTCCCGTTTCGACCAATTTCTCAAAGGAAATCTGAAAGCTCTCGACGACAGTGAGAAAAAAGGCCTTCGAGCCTTTATCAACAATGGCTGCGCCGATTGCCACAGTGGCATCAACATGGGCGGGGACGACTATTACAGCTTCGGCGTCATCAATGCTCCGGCCGAAAGAATTATCGCCGGCGACAAGGGCCGCTATCAGGTAACCAAGGCTGTGAGCGATGAATTCGTCTTCAAATCACCCTCGCTGCGCAATATCGAGCTGACCGCACCCTATTTTCACTCCGGCAAGGTCTGGGGCCTGAAAGCCGCGGTGGTCGTCATGAGTTCGGCCCAGCTGGAAAGCGTGCTCCCCCAGGAAGAGCTGGATAACGTCGTCGCTTTTCTCAAGGCAACCACCGGCAAGCAGCCGCTGATTGAACACCCGATCCTGCCCAAGCCCACGGAAAAAACCCCGCAACCGATGCTGGACTAGTCAGAACCTCTTATCTGAAACGCAAAAGGGCGCGAATAAACTTCGCGCCCTTTTGTTTGGCCTCCGCGCCAAGCTCAGGCTGCGCGCCTACAAAGCCATCACTTCCAGACCCAGCTTTTCCGAAACCTGCCGCGCCGGCCGGGCTCCGGTCAGAACCGCGATGCCCGCCGCTTCCGGCTTCAGATACAAAGCCGCGACCCGACGCAGATCGTCAAGCCCGACCGCCAAAACCCGACGGCGATACTCCCGCAGGAATTCGGGGCTGCGCCCAAACAATTCATCATAAAAAGCCTTTTTCGCCCGGCCGGCCGGCGAACCCGGCTTATCGATCTGGCTGACCACGCCCAGAATCGCCTCCTCCACGTTGCGCAGCTCATGTTTTCCTTCCTGCAACCATTGCAGGGAGGCTTCGAAATCGTCCAGGGTCTCCAGAAGACGGGGATCACGATAGGAATAAAAGCGAAAAGCCGCGCTTAAAGAATCATGCCCGGCACCGCCGCCGTAAGCGCCGCCTTCTTCCCGAATCGCACGATGCAGATAACCGTTGCGCAAAAAACCGCCCAGCACCGCCAGCGGCGCCGCGTCGGGATGAGCGATGGGCACGGTCGGATAGGCTTTGGCGCAGAAATTAACCTTGGTATCGATGGTCCAGACCTGACGGACCCGGAAAGGCTTCAGCGGCAAGCTAAAATCGACAAAATCCCGGCCGGCCGCAGCAAACCCGCACCAGCCCTCCTGCAACTCGCGCACCAGGGAAGCTTCGCGCTCCGCCTCCCCCACCAGCAGAAATTGCGGGGCCGCCTGCAGCAACTGCCGATGCAGAGCCGCCAGGCGCTCGGCGAATCGCGTCAGCGCCGCCCCATCCCGGCTGAGCTCACGAAAAAGTTGTTTGAGCTGGACCAGGCCCGCCAGCCCATGCACCCGGTGATTCAAAGCCGCGACCGGACTACAACCGGCGGACGCGGCCTGCATGGCCAGCAGGTGACCGGAAGCCGTTACCTGCTGTTCCTGATGAGCCAGGTTCTGGGCCATGATATCGCGAAGATGATCAAGTTCGTCAAAACGGGCGGCGGCCATGGTTTGGCACAAAAGTTCAGTCAGGCAGGCATGATTGCGCCGCAAAGCCTTACCGGAAAGCACAAAAAAGCCCCTGACCCGGGCATTGTCATCAATCTCGGCCCGCACCTTGTAATGAGCGCCGATCCCGCCGCTGACCCGGGCCTGCCAGGCCTGAGTCTGCCGGTAATCAAACACACCGCAGCCCAGTTCGGTCAGACAGGCGCAGAAATCCGGCAACAGATCCAGCATTTCATCACTGAGCTTCGGCAACGCAAAAACCGCCTGCTGATAGACCAGGCCATTGGTCCCTTCGGCAAAGCAGGTCAGGGGTAACTTTGCGGCCACCCTTTGCCCCTCGGGAATCGGCAATTTTTCGGGAACATCGGCCAGCCCCACCCGCGGCAAAATTTCCGGATCATCCACGCTCTGCTGCCGGGCCGCCAGGGCGGCAGCCCGTTTTACCAGTCCCTGACGCCGGATCTCATCCATGGCCCGCAGGCGGGCCGCCAGGCGCGCCTGCAAGGCCGCTTCCCGGCGACCGGCCAATTCGGGGTCGGGAACCATGGTCAAGCGCAGACGATGCGGATTGCCCAGCAGAAAACGCTGTAAAAGCCCGGACAGATAACCGGGATTTCCGATCTTTTGCCGCAATTCCACCAGCACGGGATCGATATTGAGACGTTCGACGACGTCACCCCCATGCACCACCGCCGGAAAAGCCGACAGCAGCAGCTGCAAACCATAGGGGTAGCCATCGCCGCCGATCTCCCGGCGCTGCAATTCAAGCTGATGGAGCACGGCTTCGATCTGCTCCAGAGGCACCCCTTCGCGGGCCACCCGTTCCAGAGTGCTCATGATCAGTTCTTCAACCAGCGGACCGGATTTTGCGCCGCAGCCTTCCAGCCCACAGCAGAAAACCAACTCCTTATGATCATCATCAAGGCCGCAGAGCGGCGACGGCGCCCGGCCCAGATCGCTCGATTCCAGCGCGTCCAGCAGCGGCGATGAGCTGTTGTCCAAAAGGACCGCGGCCAGCAGATGGGCTTCGATCAATGAGAAAAAATCACCCTCCACCGGCAAAAGCCAGGCCATCAGAACATGGCTGCGGTCATCCGCCTCGTCCTTTCCGGAACTTTCACACGGAAAACTCTCACGGACCACCAGGGGCGCCTTGAGACGTTTTTCAGGCGCAACCCGAAAAGGGGCCCCGGGCTCGGCCTTGAACTCCCGCAAGGCCTTCTCCTCGAAAACTTCCTGCAGCTGGGCGGCGGGCAGGTCGCCGAAGGTCAGAAAAAAGGCGTTGCTCGGATGATAATTACGGCGATGAAACTCAAGCAGCCGGGCATGCGTCAGGCAGGGAATCACCTCGGGATCCCCTCCGCTGTTAAACCGATAGGTCGAGGTCGGAAAGAGATGTTGCGCGACCCCCTGCCAGAGAAAACTTACCGGGCTGGCCATGGCCCCCTGCATTTCATTATAAACCACGCCTTTAATCTGCAAGGGAGAATGGGCATCGGCCGGATCGACAAATTCAAGTCGGTGCCCTTCCTGCGCGAAATCAAGCTCGGCGAGCCGGGGAAAGAACACCGCGTCGAGATAGACCTCAAGCAGATTGAAATAATCCTTACGATTCTGACTGGCAAAGGGATAGGCCGTCCAGTCGCTACTGGTAAAGGCATTCATGAAGGTATTGAGAGAACGCCGCAGCATCATGAAAAAGGGATCGCGCACCGGAAAACGCCGGCTGCCGCAGAGCACCGTATGTTCAAGAATATGAGCCACTCCGGTTGAATCATGCGGAGCCGTGCGAAAACCGACCAGGAAAACATTTTCAGGGTTGTCAGCCGCCAGATGGTAATGTTCGGCCCCGGTCACCTTGTGAACAAACGACTGCACCGTCAGATGCAAAGCGTCTACCGGCCGTTCCTCGCGCAGGATGAAAGTTGAAGCGGCCGTCATTGCGCCCCCGCCGCCGCCGCCGGGGCCTCATGATTGCGAACAGCTCCGGGAACAGCTTCCGTTTCTTCCTGCAGGCGCTCTATAAATTTAACCAGCTGCTGGCCGGCCTTGGTCTCGGGCGCGGACTTCTGGGCCAGCACGAGTTTCTCCAGCCCGCCGCGTTTGTCGCCTTTGCCTTTGATCAGGACCCCAGCCTGAAAAAGATAGACCTGCTGCAACAGGGAAGGAACCATTGCGGCGGAAAGCGCCAGCTGATCGAGATCAGCCACGGCCCGATCAAAATCCTTGTCCTGATTGAGCCGACCTTCGATCTCGTTAAGTTTTCGGGGGAGCTCATACTTGGGGCGCAGCCCGGCCCGACCGTCGCCATCGAGACTGATGATTTCATCCGCGAGGCTCTGGTAGCCGCTGCGGCTGCCGTTTTGCACCAGCAAGGCCACTGCCTGGTCAAGCTTTTCCGCCTTCGCCACTCCGGTCAAAGCGGCGGCCTCGGACTGCAGCTGCAAAGACCGGCGAAAATTTTCCACAAAACCCTCCAGCAGGGCGAGGTAGGCTTCCGGGCCGCCGGGCTGATACCCGGTCCGGGCGAACTCGACCCCGGCCGCGTCGGCCAGGATAATCGAAGGAAAGCCACTGATTTCATAGGTCTTCGACAAGGCCTGATTCTGCTGCGTAAGTTTTTCACCGAGCTGACTCTGCTGAGGAAAATCAAGTTTCACGAGAACAAAATTTTTGGCGCTTTCCTTTAAAAAAATATCCTGGCTGAACACCTCCTGATCCAGTTTTTTACACCAGCTGCACCAGTCGGAACCGGTAAAATCGATCAGCAGAAACTTGTTTTCCTTTCCGGCCAGCTCCCGAGCCCCGGCAAAGTCGCTCAGCCAGACTTCCTGCGCCGCCCCCGCCACGCTGCCTGCAAGACAAAGAATCAACCCCAAAAACCAGATTATCGGTTTTATTTTAAACATGAACACAGCCTCTCCAATATTTAAAATTCAAAAGAAATCAAGCGCCTCGCAATTAAATCGATCATGATTTTCGAACAAAAGGTCCTGCTTTACTGGTTTGAACTGTTTCTGTCAATTATTTTATCAGGCAACGGCAAACCCGAAGACCACGGCTCACGCCGGTTCAGACCAGAGCTCGACCAGCTGAAAACGCTCCACATCAACCAAACCACGATCCGTCAATTTCAAGGCCGGAATCACCGGCAGCGCCAGAAACGAGATGGTCATGAAAGGATCGTGCTCGGCTCCCAGAAAAGCCGCCTGCGCCTGTAATTTCTTCAGGGCCGCAGCTGTGGTTTCGGCCTTTTCGACACTCATCAG
Protein-coding regions in this window:
- a CDS encoding cytochrome-c peroxidase, producing the protein MKKILFFAALTAMTFFTFSGTLLADDQLLTDARSYFKVIPDNPPELKGNPATPAKLELGRMLYFEPRLSSSALISCNTCHNVGLGGADYQETSTGHGWRRGPRNAPTVLNSVYNVAQFWDGRAQDLAEQAKGPVQAGVEMNNTPAMVLKTLNSMPEYVELFKKAFPGEADPVTFDNMAKAIEVFEATLITPDSRFDQFLKGNLKALDDSEKKGLRAFINNGCADCHSGINMGGDDYYSFGVINAPAERIIAGDKGRYQVTKAVSDEFVFKSPSLRNIELTAPYFHSGKVWGLKAAVVVMSSAQLESVLPQEELDNVVAFLKATTGKQPLIEHPILPKPTEKTPQPMLD
- a CDS encoding peptidase M16, encoding MTAASTFILREERPVDALHLTVQSFVHKVTGAEHYHLAADNPENVFLVGFRTAPHDSTGVAHILEHTVLCGSRRFPVRDPFFMMLRRSLNTFMNAFTSSDWTAYPFASQNRKDYFNLLEVYLDAVFFPRLAELDFAQEGHRLEFVDPADAHSPLQIKGVVYNEMQGAMASPVSFLWQGVAQHLFPTSTYRFNSGGDPEVIPCLTHARLLEFHRRNYHPSNAFFLTFGDLPAAQLQEVFEEKALREFKAEPGAPFRVAPEKRLKAPLVVRESFPCESSGKDEADDRSHVLMAWLLPVEGDFFSLIEAHLLAAVLLDNSSSPLLDALESSDLGRAPSPLCGLDDDHKELVFCCGLEGCGAKSGPLVEELIMSTLERVAREGVPLEQIEAVLHQLELQRREIGGDGYPYGLQLLLSAFPAVVHGGDVVERLNIDPVLVELRQKIGNPGYLSGLLQRFLLGNPHRLRLTMVPDPELAGRREAALQARLAARLRAMDEIRRQGLVKRAAALAARQQSVDDPEILPRVGLADVPEKLPIPEGQRVAAKLPLTCFAEGTNGLVYQQAVFALPKLSDEMLDLLPDFCACLTELGCGVFDYRQTQAWQARVSGGIGAHYKVRAEIDDNARVRGFFVLSGKALRRNHACLTELLCQTMAAARFDELDHLRDIMAQNLAHQEQQVTASGHLLAMQAASAGCSPVAALNHRVHGLAGLVQLKQLFRELSRDGAALTRFAERLAALHRQLLQAAPQFLLVGEAEREASLVRELQEGWCGFAAAGRDFVDFSLPLKPFRVRQVWTIDTKVNFCAKAYPTVPIAHPDAAPLAVLGGFLRNGYLHRAIREEGGAYGGGAGHDSLSAAFRFYSYRDPRLLETLDDFEASLQWLQEGKHELRNVEEAILGVVSQIDKPGSPAGRAKKAFYDELFGRSPEFLREYRRRVLAVGLDDLRRVAALYLKPEAAGIAVLTGARPARQVSEKLGLEVMAL
- a CDS encoding thioredoxin family protein, producing the protein MFKIKPIIWFLGLILCLAGSVAGAAQEVWLSDFAGARELAGKENKFLLIDFTGSDWCSWCKKLDQEVFSQDIFLKESAKNFVLVKLDFPQQSQLGEKLTQQNQALSKTYEISGFPSIILADAAGVEFARTGYQPGGPEAYLALLEGFVENFRRSLQLQSEAAALTGVAKAEKLDQAVALLVQNGSRSGYQSLADEIISLDGDGRAGLRPKYELPRKLNEIEGRLNQDKDFDRAVADLDQLALSAAMVPSLLQQVYLFQAGVLIKGKGDKRGGLEKLVLAQKSAPETKAGQQLVKFIERLQEETEAVPGAVRNHEAPAAAAGAQ